Part of the Fodinicola acaciae genome is shown below.
GGATTCTCGGCCGATGATGTCAGGGGCTTTGACAACGTCATCGTCTCGCCAGGGCCTGGCCGGCCGGAACGTGAGGCCGACCTCGGCATCAGCGAGCAGGTGATCGCCGAGGCGAGGATTCCTTTGCTCGGGATATGCCTGGGACATCAAGCTTTGTGCCATCTCGCCGGTGGGGACGTGGATCTGGCGCCGGAGCCTCGGCATGGTCGCAGGTCCGAGGTGACCCATGACGGAAGCCGTTTGTTCGCCGGCATTCCGTCGCCGTTTTCGGTCGTGCGCTATCACTCTTTGGCCGTACGGTCGGTGCCGGACGGCCTGCGCGCGACCGCGTGGTCCGACGACGGCGTGCTGATGGCGGTCGAGGCGGTGGATCGTGCGGCCTGGGGCGTGCAGTTTCATCCGGAGTCGATCGGCACGTCGTACGGTCGCGAGTTGATCGCCAATTTCCTTGGCGCCCGCGCCAAACCCGCGGCGGTGACAATGAGCGCTCCGCGGACTGGCCGCACGATCCACTCCGAGGTTCTTGATGTCGACGTCGATGCGCAGACCGCGTATGTGCGGCTGTTCTCCGCATCCGCGCACTCGTTTTGGCTCGACTCCAGCATGCCGGACCACGCGCTCGGCCGGTTTTCCATCATTGGCGACGCGACACGGGCGGTCAGCGCCTCGCACGGCGGCTTCTTCGACTGGCTGAAGGGCGATCTGGCGGCCCGTGAGCCGGTCGCGAGCGACCTGCCGTTTTCGTTGGGATGGGTTGGTTATCTCGGTTACGAGCTCAAGGCGGAGTGTGGCGGCGACGCCGCGTACGAGTCGGACCATCCGGACGCGCAGCTGATGTTCGCCGACCGCGCGTTGGTTTTCGACCATCTCACCGGCGACATCCACGCTCTCGCCTTCGAGAAACACCAGATCGCGGAAATGCGCGACGCACTGGCTCGCGATGTCACCGTGCCGGAGTTCTTTCCGGCCGTACGCGCCGAAATGCGGCACACGCCGGAAGCGTATCTCCGGCTCATCGACGACTGTCTCGAGGCGATCCGGCAAGGAGAAAGCTACGAGATCTGCCTGACCAACCAGCTGACCTTTTCCGGCGCAGTCGACCCGCTGCCGGCGTATCTCGCGCTGCGCAAGGCGAGTCCGGCGCCGTACGCGAGCTTCCTGCGCTTCGGTGAGCTGGCCGTGCTCAGCAGCTCGCCGGAGCGGTTCCTGCGGATCAGTCCGGACGGCGTCGCCGAATCGCGGCCGATCAAAGGAACGCGGCCGCGCGGCGCCTCGCCGGAGCGCGACGCCGAGCTGCGTGCCGACCTGGCGACGAACGAGAAGGACCGCGCCGAAAACCTGATGATCGTCGACCTGGTCCGCAACGATCTCGGTCGCTGCGCGGAAATCGGCTCGGTTGAAGTGCCGTCGTTGTTCGCTGTCGAGTCGTACGCGACCGTCCACCAACTGGTCAGCACAGTGCGCGCCCGCCTGCGTCCCGACGTGTCGCCGGTCGACTGCG
Proteins encoded:
- the pabB gene encoding aminodeoxychorismate synthase component I; this encodes MRTLIVDNYDSFTYNVFQLVAQITGRAPVVVPNDAPGFSADDVRGFDNVIVSPGPGRPEREADLGISEQVIAEARIPLLGICLGHQALCHLAGGDVDLAPEPRHGRRSEVTHDGSRLFAGIPSPFSVVRYHSLAVRSVPDGLRATAWSDDGVLMAVEAVDRAAWGVQFHPESIGTSYGRELIANFLGARAKPAAVTMSAPRTGRTIHSEVLDVDVDAQTAYVRLFSASAHSFWLDSSMPDHALGRFSIIGDATRAVSASHGGFFDWLKGDLAAREPVASDLPFSLGWVGYLGYELKAECGGDAAYESDHPDAQLMFADRALVFDHLTGDIHALAFEKHQIAEMRDALARDVTVPEFFPAVRAEMRHTPEAYLRLIDDCLEAIRQGESYEICLTNQLTFSGAVDPLPAYLALRKASPAPYASFLRFGELAVLSSSPERFLRISPDGVAESRPIKGTRPRGASPERDAELRADLATNEKDRAENLMIVDLVRNDLGRCAEIGSVEVPSLFAVESYATVHQLVSTVRARLRPDVSPVDCVRAAFPGGSMTGAPKIRTMRIIDELEAGPRGIYSGAIGYFSLNGAVDLSIAIRTLVVSGDRATYGTGGAIVAMSDPAAEFRETTDKSAAIRAVLSL